Proteins found in one Kwoniella bestiolae CBS 10118 chromosome 1, complete sequence genomic segment:
- a CDS encoding protein disulfide-isomerase domain: MRTPRLLLSILTVASALGSVLGANIEPRDDFELRQLTDDNFRSETSRGIWLVEHFSPKCTHCRAFAPTWTQMAKDKQHLERLTGFHMAQVNCLAQGDLCNANGIKFYPQLMVYVDGEAKPHYTGDRSYGDLEKFINEKVAEYSQSHAVAGSDDQEGSITARPNPDGQVVEIDEAQFEIYKEEGPVMVEFYAPWCGHCKKLRPTYEKLAEAMKGKLNIVAVDCENHKGFCKRAGIQGYPTIRMYHHGTRTDHNGSRNLEKLKAFAEKAVKVTTLQPLKFEEFNSIVKSDEAFFLYLQNYDTTVADLKSVKTALEPLLGSVPAYTSSDPQFYQQLSVANPPPTSVLFAFSSYSSRPVGSLAFLASEDSLKRFIQLHRFPTLIELTGSNYNAIMNSDTRSMVVLGALHKGDEGQKEKEKLREVAKAWKRGGRPFAQPVWFVWVDGEKWSGWLKQQYSIKKDQLPSVVVIDTPLNEYYDTTIEGDQITFDGTSIFSVLEGVYQHFLRPKRIESTLAWGSRNAAATLINIGQMSVDHPLLALVLLVGAVGLFVGLLQKCNGRDMKDSGTPAGGPRLD, translated from the exons ATGCGAACACctcgccttcttctttcaATCTTAACAGTAGCAAGCGCTCTCGGCAGCGTGTTGGGAGCAAATATAGAACCCAGAGATGATTTCGAGCTGCGTCAGCTGACCGACGACAACTTTAGATCAGAAACCTCTCGTGGTATATG GTTGGTCGAGCATTTTTCTCCGAAAT GTACGCACTGTAGAGCATTTGCTCCGACCTGGACACAGATGGCCAAGGACAAGCAGCATCTAGAGAGATTGACAGGCTTCCATATGGCCCAAGTGAATTGCCTGGCTCAAGGTGATCTGTGTAATGCAAATGGTATCAAATTCT ATCCGCAATTGATGGTCTACGTCGATGGAGAAGCCAAACCTCATTACACTGGAGATAGGTCTTATGGAGACCTGGAGAAATTCATCAATGAGAAAGTAGCGGAATACTCTCAGAGTCATGCAGTAGCTGGAAGcgatgatcaagaaggtTCAATCACGGCGAGACCAAATCCTGATGGTCAAGTTGTGGAAATTGATGAGGCGCAGTTTGAGATTTACAAGGAGGAAGGGCCAGTTATGGTGGAATTTTATGCGCCCTGGTGTGGACA TTGCAAGAAGCTTAGACCAA CCTATGAGAAATTGGCAGAAGCCATGAAGGGCAAGCTCAACATAGTCGCAGTAGACTGTGAGAATCATAAAGGGTTCTGTAAGAGAGCTGGGATCCAGGGTTACCCAACCATTCGAAT GTACCACCACGGTACTCGAACAGATCACAACGGTTCAAGAAATTTAGAAAAGCTCAAAGCATTCGCCGAGAAAGCTGTCAaggt TACcaccctccaacccctcaagTTCGAAGAGTTTAATTCGATCGTCAAGTCTGATGAAGCTTTCTTCCTGTACCTGCAGAACTATGATACCACCGTGGCTGACTTG AAATCGGTCAAGACCGCTCTCGAACCTCTCCTCGGCTCAGTTCCAGCATACACTTCCTCCGACCCTCAATTCTACCAGCAATTGTCCGTAgccaacccacctcccaccTCAGTTCTATTCGCTTTCTCATCCTATTCATCCCGTCCAGTCGGATCATTAGCATTCCTCGCTTCCGAAGACAGCTTGAAACGATTCATCCAATTACATCGTTTCCCTACCCTGATCGAATTGACAGGTAGCAATTACAATGCAATCATGAACTCGGACACACGGTCTATGGTAGTTTTAGGGGCACTACATAAAGGTGATGAGGgtcagaaggagaaggagaagttgagAGAAGTTGCGAAAGCATGGAAAAGGGGTGGTCGACCTTTCGCACAGCCCGTTTGGTTCGTTTGGGTCGATGGTGAGAAATGGAGTGGATGGTTGAAACAGCAGTATAG TATCAAGAAGGATCAATTACCTTCTGTAGTCGTCATTGATACTCCT CTTAACGAATATTACGATACCACCATCGAAGGAGACCAGATCACATTTGACGGAACAAGTATATTCTCAGTGCTCGAAGGGGTATACCAGCATTTCCTTCGACCCAAGAGAATAGAGTCTACACTAGCATGGGGATCAAGAAATGCTGCTGCTACTCTGATCAACATCGGA CAAATGAGCGTAGATCACCCGTTGCTCGCTCTTGTCTTACTTGTAGGAGCGGTTGGATTGTTCGTAGGGTTGCTGCAGAAATGTAATGGAAGGGATATGAAGGATTCCGGAACGCCTGCAGGAGGACCTAGGCTGGACTAA